Genomic DNA from Gouania willdenowi unplaced genomic scaffold, fGouWil2.1 scaffold_57_arrow_ctg1, whole genome shotgun sequence:
ATAAATtctcatttaaagaaaaatgaaaaagtgacttgcATGTTTCATGGTTGTGATTttcatacaagtgtttatggaaCCTTTAAATCTCACAAAAGTCGTAGACATGCATCTCATTCGTTGGCTAACTTTAAACCCGGTATTGTGATAACAAATACATCTCAGCTTGTTGAACTTTCTCCCACTGATGATCAGGAGGATGAGTGTGTGGAGAGTGACATTGTAGATCAAGCTGATTCCAATACCCTCTTAAGTGCAATTGAGAAGCAACTTGCTGCAGCCTTACTTAAGTTGGAATATCTTGTCCATGTGCCAGGTACAGCCATAGATGAGTTTTTATCTGAGCTTAGTTACTTGAGTTCAGCAATAGAGCCACTTTCAAAAGATATTGTTTCTGATGTCTTTAAGAGACATAACATTCAAGTTGAGGACTCAGTTGCTACTATTGCTTCTGCAGTGCATACATCCAATCCTATATCAAAAGCTGTTGAAAAAGGGGGGCCCCTTTCTTCTACTTATCAGCGGAAGAAATACTACAGGAATTCCTTCAACGTTGTGGAACCTTTGACTTTCATACTTAATGGGAATAAGTTCAGATCTTTCCAATATGTCCCAATCCTAAAGTCATTGCAGCAATTATTAAGTACAAAAGGTATTCTTGAAAAACTCAAAGAAAATCATAGAGGAACAACAGACCTTAAAAGAGACCCAACTTATGAGTACAAatcatttaaagatggtaatcATTTCCTACAAAACAAGTTTTTGAATAATGAAGAGTTACGAATTTCAATTTGTCTGTATGTAGATGATTTTGAGACTTGTAATCCCCTGGGCACCTCGCGAAAAAAGCACAAGCTTTGTGCCGTTTATTGGTTACTTTCTAACCTACCACCTGGCTCTCATTCCTCTTTGTCTTCCATTTACCTTGCAGTGCTCTGTAAAAGCAATGATGTGAAAACCTGTGGTTTTGATAAGGTTTTAGAACCTCTCTTAAAAGATCTAAAAACCCTGGAAGACCATGGTGTTTATGTTCCTCTGTTAGGCACATCTTTGAAAGGTACAGTACATAGTGTTGTTGCCGATAATCTGGGTGCCCACAGTATTTCTGGCTTCATTGAGTGTTTTTCAGGAGATTACTTCTGTCGTTTTTTGTTGTATGattgtgtattaatcattcattcattatcctgcaaaagaaatgcttatttaaccacTACAGCTATCTGCCTGTCCTGATGAGTCACACCTATTAAACTGCCATTGTTATAAATAATGTTAGAAAAAATGTGACACAAGAGAAGACATGACCATCTGGTACTGATACTTCTGTTTTTCATGGATGACTTCTGTTTTTGCAGAAGGAACTAAACACCTCGAGGTGAAGGGTCACAGCTTCTTTTACTGGGAATAAAATGTCTTTAACATCCTTTTGTACTCCAGTTGAACCATGACATCTGTGTAACCTTTTGTACTTCTGTATGCCATGACATCAGTATGAACTTGTGTTCTCTTTTTCTATTCGCTAAGGTGATCAGGACATGAATTATGACGCATTATCACGCCACGCTTcaagctatatatatatcactgatTATTATGTTGGGTGCTCTTGAACAGATATACTTGTTGTTCGGCAGGCCCCTGTCTCTTCTCTATCGGCTGATAGTTtaggactttgatactttgaaactttttgattgacttttacttgagttttgtaaacctttaataaaattcatttaactattaagaagccttTTTGAGTAAATCAACCGCCTGCAAACACCCATATCTGAGACAGCTCCCGGGTTTGAAAGACACGCTTCTTGACCTCTGGTAAGTAAATCCTCCCTTGGCTCCCTCAATCACAGGGGAGTCAGGGTGGGCTaactcatgctgttgtaaaaaagagttgtttccagcCTTGACCTACATATGGTAGGTTttaatatcaatcccacaaaatagcgagacgactcttagacttcctataagaggaggtacAATTAGTCTTAtcttttattagaaaacaataataaaggataGGCAGCCAGCCTCGGTGACAAGGTATGGGGGGAATTATTGTGTGAGTACGACAGTTTTAGATCCCTtaccgttataaagtcccgcgggctatCGACATGGCGCCCATACGTGAGAGCACGACTAAGTTAACCTATTAGTCCGGGAAAAATAAAACGAGTACCGAGTCTAATTGGAAAACCTACGGAGTgtcccttaaaaaaaaaaaaaaaaaaaaaaaggtgtagaGAGAGAGTCTCATTTCCCTACCATACTGCTTGGTAGGAGGAGAGTGAATAGACGGGCTATCACTCTATGAGGAATAAAGGATAACTCAGTACGAAAGTAGTGGAAAAATCTCCAGCTCTTTAGTAATTGTTACTCTGGCAGGACTGATCACCCTGGACAGCAGAGTGTGCAAAGAAAAAGAGTGAGAGATTAGAAGTGTGAGGTCTAACACTTTGAACACGAAATCAGAAAGGTATCCTTTATTAAAAGAATCAGGTTAAGGTAAGCCTATTCAAACACGCGTGTAAACAGAGGGGAGAAAGGCTATTGGAGCCCCCCTCTTAAGGAGAGACCTCAGTCTCCGCTTACGGGAATACTGTGATACAAACGTAAGATAAAGCAATGGCGGAGGGAACACAGTTACCCCCCCATTTTACTCCTGTTCGAAGAATGTCGACAGGTGGATTGTCAACAGGTTCCACCGGTACTAGAGTGCCTAGCAGAGAGATTGAGGCCGTAAGATTCGATGATGTGATTACAACAGTAAAAGCAAACCTTGGAGACACATTGGTGGCAGAAATATCAGGGCCAAAATGTACTATTCTAAACCCAAGAAATCCCCGTGGGGAAGATGGTGGCGGAGTGGCGAGATGGGTGGCAACGCGATGGCCCATATCAGTCAATAAGAATATAAACAGGAGAGAtattaaaacaggaaaatatcCAAGAGAAACGGCAAGTGAAGTAAGGATAGAgaaagaggaaataaaaaatgatgggGTGGTATCGATAGTTAATGGGTATTACTCTCGTTTCTACGATAAAGATCCAAAATTAAGTTGGGATGAATTAGAGAAAACCCTGGCGGCTGTCTTTGATGCGGTGGAAACAAAAACAGTGGTAACCACCACGTGGGGAGACGGATTGTTCGGATATCCCGACAATATGGCCAGGATAATGATATATGAAGCTATGAGGAATTGGTTAAGCAAAGGTGCAGGACGTCGAATTATATGGGTCCTACAAACCAGAGAAAAATTTCAAGAAGCAAACACCCTCCTGTCTCTGCATCatacaaaaatagcaaaaatacctGAGGAGGACCTCGGCTACAAAATAGAAGGATTAAAGGTGTTGTCAAAGACGCGGCCAAGGTCAAAATCAGCAGAGAGGGGCGCAAGGTCTGATACAATAGGAAGAGACGGAGGCAAGggtcaaataaaaacagcaaagcCACCTCCATATGAAGAACCACAAGCGGGAGCATCGCCGTACAgtacaataattacacaaataatGCCTCTTACTCCCTCAGCCCCTTATTTCACAGACGAGGGCATAATAGATGCACTAATAGAAGAGGGAGACGGAGGTCTAAGTAGTAAATACTTAGTAACTACTGAGGATGAGGGAGGCAGCTCCGGGAGtgaagaggaggatgatgaagggCTTGTGCCTTTCAGGGAGGATATTGCACAACAGATGTGGTTAGAGAGGAGAGCTGCAGAAGCCTATCGTCAGTGTAAAGATAAGACAAGGCCAAACAATAATGAGAGCAGAGAAAGAGAAGCTCTCCTAGAGAGTAAATTAGAGCAATTAAAATTAAGATGTGAAACGGCAGAGGAAGAGCATAGGAATGCTGATAgggaaaggaggaaaaaagaaaaagcggATCAGGAGCGTCATCTCAGAGAGTTGCAGAAATTAGAAATTGAAAAGGATATTCAAATAAGGGAAGGAGAAATAGCAAGCAGATCAgctgaagaaaaaagaaggcTTGATTTAGAATTACAAAAACAATCTTTCCAGGAACAAGTAGATCAGTACAGACAGGAGCTAAGCTATACGGAGAAAAAATTGAGACATTATGGTCAGATAGTAAAAATGCAGGAAGAAGAGGCGGAAAAGCGAGAGGAGATAATTAATGCTTGTAGAAACTCAAGAAACCTCCCTGTcccgagaaaagtaaataaaaacccGATGGAAATAAGCTCAGATGAGGAGGACGACGAAATTGTCGGAACACCATACTCTCCCCCACCCCAGAAAGAATTAATgatgacaacagaaaaaagaACTAATCTACCAGAGAAAGAGGAGCTAAGACTAACAACTGATAATGGccagataaaaataataaacagcacCACAGCAAAATTTGAAATGCCACGGGGATACGCATATGTCACCTGGGTGAGGGACTATGAGACTGGGtcggcaacaaaaataaaacgcGAAAATAAGGAAGACTTCAAGAAAACTACGGCTCATCACGAGTATCGAGAGGCCGAAATTAGGGCCGGAAGGATAGCACCGGATGAAGGGGAAAAAACAGGAATAAGGGGATATAACCCACCAAATGGGGGTATGACGGCAGGCTATGTCTGTCTTCAACCACGAGGACAGGATAGACTGCGGGATCAATTAAAAATGATAGGAAGACAGGAGACTCGCCTAGTATTAGATCTCAACTGTCAAAATACATTTCCAAAAGAAATGGGAGGAAATAAAAAGGCTTTTGAAACAATAGCTATATGGCTAGGAGTAACCATAACCGGAGTAGAAAATACCCTCTCTaatgtaatagtaatattaGAAGACAAAACAGGAAGGATAGTAGaggaaataatagaaaaaataaaggcAACAATGGATTTGGCTAACAAGGGAAGAAGGGAGGCTGGCAGACATATACAGGACATGTCTCCGATTATGGAGACACCGCGAGTGAAAGCAAAAGCTCACCTGACACCCGAGATCCGACCTAAAAAGGCTACTGCCTCCACATCCAGAGTAACTTATGCCCTGGAAGAACTATCAGAGGAAGAAGACGTTTCCGAACCAGAACCAATAGGTCGATCTACTCCAATTCTACCACGAGAGGCACATAGGATTAAACCAAAAAGGATATATGAGCCCTATGTGTCAGAATATGAAACCGGGAATTTAGAAAAACCAGTGAGGAGCAAACATGCGTtgggaaaaaatattgattggGGAAAATATGACAACACCAAATGGCCGTGTAGAGACGGATCGGTACCGAGACCAGCCGGAAAAAAGGGGCATTGCCTCATTCCCTCTAATCATATCCCAGATTGGGATACTAAATCTCAGGAATGGGACGATGATGCTGAGTTTCCTGAGTACTACGCGGAAAGCATAGACAGACAGCATGCGCTGGAACTATCCTTCACTCCCAGTGCTTCAGAAATAGCTAGATGGCCAGGAGTTTCACAGTCCTTTAAAAAGGCCTATCTCGCGCGCGGATATGATCACCTAAGAAATGCCCACCGAGACGTTGTGAACAGCATCAGAAGCCATTCATATCGATCAGACACCAGTGGGAATGAGGGCCTAGAGGACAGCGATGATGACGAGGAATCAGAAGAGCACACAGGGAACGACAGGAATAGGAAGATTACTGCTTATCAGGGGATAGGTAGAAGGGGTGGAAGGAGAGAGGAAGATTCTTCCTCGGATGAGGAAGAAGCGAAGAGAGGAAGTGGGcctaaaaaggagaaaaagaagcCTAAACATAAGAAGAAGCCTGATATTAGTCTACAACTGGCCACATCTATGTTAACTAATAAAGCTTCAGACTCAGAGGAGGACGAGCCATTAGGGCTGGTCCTTAATTTAGCAGAGATCATGAAAATGGCATCAGAAAAAGAGGCCCATGAGACACCAGGAGAATATGCAGTAAGATTATTGGATGTGCTCTCAGTAAAGTATCTGAGGGATGCAATGGTGTCAAAGGCTATAGCTAATAGAGAAAAATTTGAATTAGGAAAAGGAATAACTCTATATATGCTTTCTAAAGGAAACTCCACTCACACGTATCAGGATCCAGTCAGAAAACTGACTGATAAATTAGTGAAGCAATTCAAAGAAGGAAAAATAGATATCCTGCACGCCATGGCTCAAATGATAAGTAATGAAGCTAACGAGACACAACAAGTGGAGTTTCTCACACAATGTAATGACTCAAGAATAATAGAAGTGGCTGTGGAATGGAGAaaaatgacacactcagagagACAAGACAAATTAAGAACAATTGATACAATAAGGGGAATTAGGAAACAGCAAAGAGAAGAGAGGCAGTCAAAAAACGAGTTACGGCGGCCAGAAGTACGAAACTCTGGCCGCAACACAGACGGTCAGTTCTCTTCAGCCAGACAAGAGAAGAGTACGATGGGGAgtccaaaaataatacaaacaccAAGGAGACAGGGCCCTTTGGTACCGCAACGAACATATCAAGGAAATCACAGGGAAGAAAACCCCCCGAGGCTAAATTTAACAGCAGGAGGTCAAAGAAGGGAGAACCCAAATCAAATCAGGCCCGAGATACCGGGGTACTTTCCGCAGCAAGAAGTTCTGAAATAAGTTCTCACTGTGTTGCATCTGGGGTTTTTAGTTTAAGGACAAAAGAACAACATGAAGAACATGTGCAAATAGCGAACGAGAATGCCAGACATCACTTGGCTGTTAA
This window encodes:
- the LOC114460675 gene encoding uncharacterized protein LOC114460675, coding for MWQCKLCSVAVAGRLALLNHYKLKHPHLGRTSHYPCTFLECPCTFKTWNALHIHHSRDHSTNDKAVKVVSIFKCHICSCKNLGNEREYFAHINSHLKKNEKVTCMFHGCDFHTSVYGTFKSHKSRRHASHSLANFKPGIVITNTSQLVELSPTDDQEDECVESDIVDQADSNTLLSAIEKQLAAALLKLEYLVHVPGTAIDEFLSELSYLSSAIEPLSKDIVSDVFKRHNIQVEDSVATIASAVHTSNPISKAVEKGGPLSSTYQRKKYYRNSFNVVEPLTFILNGNKFRSFQYVPILKSLQQLLSTKGILEKLKENHRGTTDLKRDPTYEYKSFKDGNHFLQNKFLNNEELRISICLYVDDFETCNPLGTSRKKHKLCAVYWLLSNLPPGSHSSLSSIYLAVLCKSNDVKTCGFDKVLEPLLKDLKTLEDHGVYVPLLGTSLKGTVHSVVADNLGAHSISGFIECFSGDYFCRFLLYDCVLIIHSLSCKRNAYLTTTAICLS